ACATATATTAGCCCCTCGTAATGTTTCGGAAGAGACTATAGTCTATCTATTAGTATACATTGGTGGAAATACAAGTACTAATCGGTGGGTACATTTAGGGTTAGGCCCATGTAAAtgcaaaaaagaaaagagaaaTCCCGCGACAACACAGGCCAGTACTGTAAGGGCAAGGTCATCTTGTCACCGCTCGTGCAAGCAGAGGAGCAGCGACCCGGGCGGCAAAAATTGAATAATCGATATAGCTGGCGGTGCCAGCGTTTAGTCGATTAAGACTAAAAGAACAGATACTACACTTGATCTAAGCCAAAAGGCCAGAGTGGTAAAGAACCATATAAGTTTGAACAGCAGTTTATATGTCGTGGATACTTGGTCCGTGCGCCTCCCAGATCGATCTTGACTGGGAGGAATTTGATCATGAGTGTGCCTTCGATAGATTAGCATGTTGCGACCGCATGTAATATGTTTGTGGTTCGAGCTGCAGTAGTACAGAAACATGGCCCCACGATTGAGGTAATTGGGACGCATGGAAGCTACTCCGCTCCGATGCGCCACCCAAGATACCCACTGAGATAATTATAATTTGTACAGTACCAGTATTCGCCTACTTTCTCCCGCACATACTTCATTCTATTGACTTTGATGTTTACATCCACATACGCATTCACAACTTCTTCTCAAACTCGATCAATTTGCGTATCCACTCCCCTTCTACGCTCTCCGTCCTGGCCATATCAACAGCCAACAGCGGCCCTCGGGGACGGTTATTTCCATATCCGAAATACTTGCTAACAAAGCTCTAAAAATCCTATAAATACTACTTTCTCTCTCTCAGATAGTTGAAAAAATACCTTGACACCCGAAACACCTCCAATCTTATTAATTCCCCAATCCGCATGGCTCAACAAAACCTGGATCTCCATTGCCTCTTTCAATTTTCCCTCTTTGAAGAGTTCATAAGCCCTCACATGGGCTTTTGGAGCGATGTTCGGAAGAGCAGCGATCGCGCCTGGTGCACCGCATACAAGCGCTGGGACAAGCACGTCTGCCCGGCCGGGAAAGGGCGCGAAAGAAGTAGAGGGCTGTAAACTGGCAAGACGGTGTAATTTGTTGATCTGTCCGCAGGAGAGCTTGGTTCCTACGATGTTGGGATGTTGCGCAAGCTCAGAAAGGATGGTCGAGTCCTGCACTCAAGTATGTAAGGAAGGGGAGGGAGGGCGAAAAGTGAAAGGACAACGTACGAGATCTATGCCGGCAGTTACGACCGGGAAGTTATATCTACCCCCTCATAAAATTATATGATGAACTAATCACATTCACAACACCATACTTACATCAACATTGGAACCGGGGACGCATCCGCAACCTATATCACACCGAGCCCATCAGTACTACCCCACCCGTGCCATCGATGACAAAAGAATCAAACCCAAGCTTAAGAACTTACATCCCGGTGAAACTTCAAAATCGCATCCTTGGTCATCATCCCTGGCCATACACCGGGTGTCAAGACCAGGACAAACTCAGCACCTGCCTCGGCCGCCTCTTTACACAGCTCTTTCGTCTCTCTGGTCGAAAGTGCACCTGTACCGGCCATGATCACGACTCGTTTCTTCCCCTCTGACTCTGATCGACCATCGTATCCGGCTTCGTCGAGGGTTTGACGCGCGAATCGGATCGTTTGAGATCGTTCGGCGTGAGAGAGGTGTTGTGCCTCGCCGTTTGATCCTTGGATGAGGATTCCGGTTACTCCTCCTTGTGCAAGCCTGAGAATGTGGGATTTTATGGAAGTGAAATCGAGTTCTTCATTGTCGTCAAAGAAGAGAACGGCTGGGACGTATATTCCTGGCGGTGGGACAGTGGACATGGTCAAGTCTAAGCGTTGCGGAAATGATGATCATCTGCGGGGTaaccttttttttttatagCAGGGCTGGTTTGCCGAGAGATGGACACATGCGGCACCGGTTTCGAACTTCGAAGTGGAGAAGTCGGTCGAAAGTGCTAATTTGGGACTCATCTACCGACCGATTGTCATATTACACAAGTCTTGCCATTCGTGGAAATCATATAGTACAATCAATCGAGAGAATGCAATCCATGATCGGTAGCGTATTACGTGCGTCGATCAATCTTTCAGCAGAGCCTGGACAATATGCTGTACCCTCAATTGCCGCAAGTCCGTGTACGTCTGACATTTTCATCAGTCTCTGTTTGAGCCCAAGTAGCAAGTGTTGTTGGCTCACCTGCCCACACCCAACGAAAATGATTGGTTGTCCGGTAACGTATGTCATACTCAATGCAGCTCCAACCTATCGCCTTATGGTCAGCCACTGACTAAATAAGAAGAGAGGAGATCGTACCTTGTCATCAACAGTATCCCACTTGGTGACCAACATCCCATCAATACCTCGCCCATTGGAAAAGTCTTTCAGAGCACGGTCAAACTTGGATAGCTGATCGACGGCTTCGTTTCCGACTAGCGCTTCGCCAACAAAAATGATCTTGTCCGGTTGGTTTACCGCGGCGAGCTACAGCCAAAGTCAATCTCGGATAGACATAAATCACAAGGCGAAGAAACAGTACCTTGGCCAGCGCTTTCATCAACGGTTCGTTATCCTGCATACGTCCGGCCGTATCAACCAGAACCACGTCGTAGTCCCTCTGACTTGCGTACGCAATCGCCTCCTTCGCAATTCCCGCAGCATCCTTCCCATACCCCTTTTCGTATAACTCGATCTTCTCCCCGCCCTCGCTGGTGTTATTGTTCAACATGCCCAAATTCCTCACATGCACACGAAGTTGTTCGACCGCGCCCGACCTGAACGTATCGCACGCCGCGACGAGCACTCGGAGGTTATTCTGCAACAGCCAAAACGCAACTTTTCCGAGGGACGTGGATTTTCCGACCCCGTTTACGCCGACGAACGTGATCACATACGGCTGAGGAGTGGGTTGAGCTGCTTTTTGGGAGCGGATGGAAAGTAAGAGGTCCGTTGAGGTTTTCGGTGTCAGAATGCGGGTTATTGCGCTCGAAAGGGCTGTGCGGGTTTCTGATTTGATGCCTGTTGATGATCACGTTTGGTTAGTAGACAGTTCAAAGGGATAGGATGTGAGGGAGGGAGGAGGGCGATCTTACTTGCAAATCCGCTCACGCGCTTTCCGACCAATCCTTCGCCCACACTCTCGCAAATCTTATCGGCGATCTCTTTGGCCACGTTTTTCTTCATCAAATGTTCCCTCATTCCGTTCAACACGGGTGTAAGATCTTCAGACGTAAGGACCTTTCCTCCCCCTGTTAGTCGGGACAACCAGCTCCAGGCCGTACTCGACACGCTCGTCTCTTGTTTTTGCTCCTGGTTCGTCTTGCTCAGAGCACGAGAAATTAGATCTTCGGTATCTTCGTCTTTTGAGTTTGAAGCCCAATCGAGGTCTTTGACTTCGTACATGCCATCGGCTCCTACCGCTCCACGAGACGATTCGTCCACGAGCAAAGAGAGGTCGACCGAACGAGATATGTCCACGTCCGAGGGAGCAGAGCTATAATCCAACGCGGCCATATCTTCTACGCTCAACGCCGAATCGGCCCATCTGCGAGCGGTCTTGGCTGGTTTTTTGCGTGGGGTGTGGGAGGTGTCCGAACTGAGATGGAAATATTTGTAAGCGGGCATGAAGTGAGGTGGACAAGAAGAGCACCAAGTAGGATTGCGAGAGACGAGATGAGATGGACTTACTCGGACCCTCCCACACTCGTTGCCGCTGGTGTGCGGCGAGCGCGTCCCTTGGGCTGGCCTTTGAGTCGGGATTTTAGCGCTTGGACGTTGCGTGCTATTTCTTCTGCGTCGGTGGGGGTTTCTGCAGCGAGTGCTGGAGCTGAATTACTATATTAGTATGGTGTACTGGGATATCATATGGGATGGGTGTACCATTGTCAGAAGGCGGTGTAACAGGAAGAGCTACACGTGGAGTCGGCTTTCCGAGGCGTGATTTTCGTTCCTAAAAAGAGTCAGTACACCAGAACACAAGAACGAAGACATTCGTACCTGAGCAGCCTTGTCTTGCAGTGTCCTAAGGATCTTGTCAAACGTCTGATCCCACTCTGCAAACTGTGCCTTGAAGTCGAAGCGAGTGACCACTCCAGTGCCAGCGTGCACAGCCGCCAAAAAGCTCTTTAAAAACGGGGCAAACATGTCGACAAATACGCTGCGCATAACATTGAGAAGGTCGTCGACATAGGTGAGCTGGAGAATGCGCTGGTATGCGACCTGAATGCGAATAAATTAAACGAGATTAAAACGAAGAATCGTGGACTTACCACAAATATGAGTTCGAGATCGTTGACAAACTTGAATTTGATTGCATATCCGTCTTTCTCGAATACATCCTCTGGTGCTGTGCGGTCTTGGATAATTGCTTCTCGCACGAGACTGTTTACTGGAGAACTAGACGGAGTAAACGAGCGCGACCAGAGAATGGCGCCGCCTAGAATATATATTTAGCTATATAACCTTATTTGTTCTCAGGCGCTGACCTTTGTGGGAAATCGAGCAGTGGTCAAGCATGATATTGGATGGTGGGGGAAGG
The nucleotide sequence above comes from Rhizoctonia solani chromosome 3, complete sequence. Encoded proteins:
- a CDS encoding signal recognition particle 54 kDa protein, which produces MLDHCSISHKGGAILWSRSFTPSSSPVNSLVREAIIQDRTAPEDVFEKDGYAIKFKFVNDLELIFVVAYQRILQLTYVDDLLNVMRSVFVDMFAPFLKSFLAAVHAGTGVVTRFDFKAQFAEWDQTFDKILRTLQDKAAQERKSRLGKPTPRVALPVTPPSDNAPALAAETPTDAEEIARNVQALKSRLKGQPKGRARRTPAATSVGGSDSDTSHTPRKKPAKTARRWADSALSVEDMAALDYSSAPSDVDISRSVDLSLLVDESSRGAVGADGMYEVKDLDWASNSKDEDTEDLISRALSKTNQEQKQETSVSSTAWSWLSRLTGGGKVLTSEDLTPVLNGMREHLMKKNVAKEIADKICESVGEGLVGKRVSGFASIKSETRTALSSAITRILTPKTSTDLLLSIRSQKAAQPTPQPYVITFVGVNGVGKSTSLGKVAFWLLQNNLRVLVAACDTFRSGAVEQLRVHVRNLGMLNNNTSEGGEKIELYEKGYGKDAAGIAKEAIAYASQRDYDVVLVDTAGRMQDNEPLMKALAKLAAVNQPDKIIFVGEALVGNEAVDQLSKFDRALKDFSNGRGIDGMLVTKWDTVDDKVGAALSMTYVTGQPIIFVGCGQTYTDLRQLRVQHIVQALLKD
- a CDS encoding dihydrodipicolinate synthetase family protein; its protein translation is MSTVPPPGIYVPAVLFFDDNEELDFTSIKSHILRLAQGGVTGILIQGSNGEAQHLSHAERSQTIRFARQTLDEAGYDGRSESEGKKRVVIMAGTGALSTRETKELCKEAAEAGAEFVLVLTPGVWPGMMTKDAILKFHRDVADASPVPMLIYNFPVVTAGIDLDSTILSELAQHPNIVGTKLSCGQINKLHRLASLQPSTSFAPFPGRADVLVPALVCGAPGAIAALPNIAPKAHVRAYELFKEGKLKEAMEIQVLLSHADWGINKIGGVSGVKSFVSKYFGYGNNRPRGPLLAVDMARTESVEGEWIRKLIEFEKKL